In a genomic window of Methanolobus chelungpuianus:
- the gatE gene encoding Glu-tRNA(Gln) amidotransferase subunit GatE, with product MSDKFDYAGLGLKCGLEIHQQLDSRQKLFCRCPTRIRDITESTYEFFRYLRPTASEMGETDRAALEQSKLRRKYIYKGYDSTCLVENDDEPPTGVNQEALDIALGITKLLHMKPVDQVHVMRKIVVDGSNTSGFQRTAFLAKDGHIDTSAGPVGVGVLCLEEEACQKIEDKGDSIIYSLDRLGIPLVEIGTEPDIISPAHAKETAQQIGMLLRSTGKVKRGLGTIRQDVNISIARGARVELKGVQALDMIETIVEREVERQVNLLAIRDELLAKGASACDTIFDVTGVFKGTRSKVIVNALKKGKVLAVLLPGFAGFTGREVQPGRRIGTEFSDRAKTSGVGGIFHTDELPNYGITPEEVTMLREAVGAAEGDAVVMVADLEVRARGAMESVIIRAKEVLEGVPEETRRALPDGNSSYLRPLPGAARMYPETDVPQVEVSADYFNSIETPELLTERAKRFESDYGLHRELSEKIVYSQYLPLFEEMMRRFAENPVVSATLVVRTLTGMLPELKRDGVDVDRLEDCHFMDVFGLVAEGGITKEAIDSILRTIAAEPCMCAKDAAVKLGMDGIDMDLVEKFIDQVIRDRIDFVKEKGPAAVGPLMGIVMAEFRGKVDGKVLSEALKQKINIHSR from the coding sequence ATGAGTGACAAATTCGATTATGCCGGACTGGGGCTGAAATGTGGTCTTGAGATCCATCAGCAGCTTGACTCCAGACAGAAGCTCTTTTGCAGATGCCCCACCCGGATAAGGGACATCACTGAATCCACTTATGAATTCTTCCGTTACCTGCGCCCCACGGCAAGCGAGATGGGCGAGACCGACAGGGCGGCTCTTGAGCAGTCCAAGCTCAGGCGTAAGTATATATATAAGGGCTATGACAGCACATGCCTCGTGGAGAACGATGACGAGCCGCCAACAGGGGTTAACCAGGAGGCTCTTGATATCGCGCTGGGAATCACTAAACTGCTGCACATGAAACCTGTTGACCAGGTGCACGTCATGCGTAAAATAGTAGTGGACGGCTCCAATACATCAGGTTTCCAGCGGACGGCTTTTCTTGCAAAGGACGGGCACATTGACACCTCTGCAGGGCCGGTAGGCGTTGGCGTGCTCTGTCTGGAAGAAGAGGCATGCCAGAAAATAGAGGACAAGGGCGACTCAATAATATATTCACTGGACCGCCTGGGGATACCTCTTGTCGAGATAGGGACGGAGCCTGACATCATATCTCCTGCCCATGCAAAGGAAACAGCTCAGCAGATAGGGATGTTACTGCGCTCTACAGGCAAGGTCAAGCGCGGCCTTGGCACCATTCGCCAGGATGTCAATATATCCATAGCCAGGGGTGCCCGCGTTGAGCTTAAGGGTGTACAGGCACTGGACATGATAGAGACCATCGTGGAGCGCGAAGTCGAACGGCAGGTGAACCTGCTTGCTATAAGGGACGAACTCCTGGCAAAGGGTGCTTCGGCATGCGATACCATATTTGATGTCACTGGTGTTTTCAAGGGGACAAGGTCAAAGGTCATTGTTAATGCCCTGAAGAAAGGAAAGGTGCTTGCAGTCCTGCTGCCAGGCTTTGCAGGATTCACAGGCAGGGAGGTGCAGCCAGGAAGGCGCATAGGCACTGAGTTCTCCGACCGGGCCAAGACCTCCGGTGTCGGAGGCATCTTCCATACGGACGAACTTCCCAATTACGGTATCACACCCGAGGAGGTCACCATGCTGCGCGAGGCCGTAGGTGCGGCTGAGGGTGACGCCGTGGTGATGGTGGCAGACCTTGAAGTGCGCGCAAGAGGGGCCATGGAAAGTGTCATCATCCGGGCAAAAGAAGTCCTTGAGGGAGTGCCCGAGGAAACCCGCCGTGCACTGCCGGACGGCAACAGTTCCTACCTCAGGCCTCTTCCGGGAGCCGCCAGGATGTATCCGGAGACCGATGTGCCTCAGGTGGAGGTCTCTGCGGATTATTTCAACTCCATAGAGACTCCGGAACTTCTCACAGAACGCGCAAAACGTTTTGAGTCAGATTACGGCCTTCACAGGGAACTTTCCGAGAAGATCGTGTACTCCCAATACCTTCCACTGTTCGAGGAAATGATGAGGAGATTTGCAGAAAATCCTGTTGTCAGCGCCACCCTTGTGGTCAGGACGCTCACAGGCATGCTGCCCGAGCTCAAGCGTGACGGCGTGGATGTTGACAGGCTGGAAGACTGCCATTTTATGGATGTGTTCGGACTGGTGGCCGAAGGCGGGATAACAAAGGAGGCCATAGACAGCATACTGAGGACAATAGCTGCGGAGCCCTGCATGTGTGCGAAGGATGCGGCAGTAAAGCTGGGAATGGACGGCATCGATATGGACCTCGTCGAAAAGTTCATTGACCAGGTCATCAGGGATCGCATCGACTTCGTAAAGGAAAAAGGCCCTGCCGCAGTCGGCCCCCTTATGGGGATCGTCATGGCAGAATTCAGGGGCAAGGTTGACGGGAAGGTGCTTAGTGAAGCCTTAAAACAAAAGATTAATATCCATAGTAGATAA
- a CDS encoding TolB family protein has product MAVAALVPLAYGAGDIIVDEELQLTRGSNCNHPSWSPDGRKLVYAYDQGIWMINPDGSGATKLYSTLSWIGEPVFDPSGTKIYYATESKTTYSARYVSLHVMNADGSDNVKLTGTSDCRDPSVSPDGRSIAYLSKLAGNYDIWVMDVNTRKSVQVTDSKGDESSPSWSPDGTRLIYSFAGDIYTQEPDAAKAVRLTDDGFNNIEPSYSPDGDMIVFSSDRDGSYDLWIMHADGTHMKKLTMDRSSERAPVWSPDGNWIAYISNSAGEFNMWALRMRMESTDQVSTVTYAPEEKEVEVNPYVHSVRSFAMNDPKKFIISVLLISFVVVSGIVYSFLRKIR; this is encoded by the coding sequence TTGGCAGTAGCAGCACTGGTGCCCCTGGCGTACGGAGCAGGGGACATTATTGTTGACGAGGAACTTCAACTGACACGGGGAAGTAACTGTAACCATCCTTCGTGGAGCCCTGATGGCAGGAAACTGGTCTATGCCTATGACCAGGGCATATGGATGATAAACCCGGACGGATCGGGTGCAACCAAGCTCTACAGCACACTTTCGTGGATAGGAGAGCCTGTATTTGATCCTTCAGGCACTAAGATATATTATGCCACTGAAAGCAAGACCACCTATTCGGCACGTTATGTCAGTCTTCATGTAATGAATGCCGATGGAAGTGATAATGTAAAACTTACGGGTACGTCTGACTGCAGAGACCCGTCGGTAAGCCCTGACGGGCGCAGCATAGCATATCTTTCCAAGCTTGCAGGCAATTATGACATATGGGTGATGGATGTCAACACCAGGAAAAGTGTACAGGTCACGGACAGCAAGGGTGATGAATCCTCTCCTTCCTGGAGCCCTGACGGGACCCGGCTGATTTACTCTTTTGCAGGAGACATATATACCCAGGAACCGGATGCTGCCAAGGCAGTGCGCCTGACGGACGATGGATTCAATAACATTGAGCCTTCATACAGTCCTGATGGCGATATGATCGTCTTTTCATCGGACAGGGATGGCAGTTATGATCTCTGGATCATGCATGCAGACGGCACGCATATGAAAAAGCTCACTATGGACAGGTCAAGCGAAAGAGCGCCTGTCTGGAGCCCTGACGGGAACTGGATAGCCTATATATCCAATTCTGCCGGAGAATTCAATATGTGGGCCTTAAGAATGAGGATGGAGAGCACCGATCAGGTTTCCACGGTAACTTATGCGCCGGAAGAAAAGGAAGTTGAAGTAAACCCCTATGTGCACAGCGTAAGGTCATTTGCAATGAATGACCCTAAGAAGTTCATCATATCGGTCTTATTAATATCTTTTGTTGTAGTGTCGGGTATAGTCTACTCTTTCTTAAGGAAGATCCGATAA